Part of the Polaribacter sp. Hel1_33_78 genome is shown below.
TAGATTATACATATATTACAAATACTTATAAAGCTCAGGTATTTTATAAACTTGGAAAATGGAAAAATATTAATCTAGAATTAATTGTGCAACCTCAGGTTCAATTTTTAAAACATCAACTAATTAATGAGCAATTTATAACACCTGATCAAGAAAATTATTTAGAAAAAAGAACTGAATTTACGAAAGTCAAAATGATGAATTTATATGGTTTAGAATTTGGTTTTGGAGCAAAAAAAGAAATAACAGAAAAATTAAATTTACAAGGCACAATAAGTTTAGGTTTATCTTTTATTGATACAAGAACAGAACGATTAACAAAAGGATTTACGTTTATAGAAAACTTCTCTTTAGGATTTTCATATAAAATAGTTAAAAATAGCTATCTATATATTGGAACTAACTTTGGACATGTTTCAAATTTAAATTTCCAAAAACCAAATGATGGATATAATGTTTTGGGTATAGAAATTGGATATTCTTATGTTTTAGAATAGATAAAAACATCATTCTGAAAACGAATTTACAGCCACTTTTTCACCATCAATATCATGAGAAATATTCGTTCCTGCCAGGACAGAACCTAAACGCACATAATCTTCAAAATTATGCAAATGCTTGCCTTGAAAAGTTAAAATGTGTTCTGATATTTCATCTATTTAACATTATAATCTGTTTGCAAGACCCCAAACTTTAAGTGTAATCAATAGAAAATTTTACCTATTATATTTTAATACAAACCTCATAAAATTTTATAATTCATTTAAAACAAGCTAATCAACCATTTATTTTTTTTAGCTAAATATTTAAGTTGGTTTATGTCTAAATCTAAATATTTATGATCATTTATTACTAGTTTTTATTTTCTAAATTAGAATTAACTTAAAATATTATCATTAAACTATAATTAATATTGATAGTTTTAATATCTTTATCAGAAAATCTTATTATAATGACCATTACCCAATTAAAATACGTTTTATCAGTTGCAGAGTATCAAAATTTCACGGTGGCCGCGCAACATAGTTTTGTTACTCAACCAACTTTAAGTATGCAAATTCAAAAGTTAGAAGATGAATTAAGTATTCAAATATTTAATCGCTCTAAAAAACCGATTGAATTGACTGAAGTTGGTAAAAAGATTGTTGAGCAAGCTAAAGTTATTGTTGATGAAAGTAACCGAATTTTAGATATTGTACACCAACAAAAAGGTTTCATTGGTGGTGAATTTAAATTAGGAATTATCCCAACGATAATGCCTACTTTATTGCCTATGTTTTTGCAAAATTTCACTAAAAAATATCCAAAAGTAAAGTTAATTATTGAAGAATTAACGACTGAAGAAATTGTTAGAAAATTATCTGATGGTCATATAGATGTTGCAATTGCGGCAACCCCTTTAGAAAATGAAGCAATTAGAGAAAGGCCTTTATATTATGAACCTTTTGTTTGCTTAATTCCTCAAAATCATAGATTATATAAAAACAAAACTATTACTGCTGATGAGTTAGAAATGGAAGATATTCTTTTGTTGGAAGATGGACATTGCTTTAAAGACAGTGTGATTAATTTGTGTAGAACTCATAAGATTGATAATAAAAAAGGGTTTCAGTTACAAAGTGGTAGTTTTGATACATTGATTAAACTTTCTAAAGAAGGTTTAGGAATGACTCTTCTACCCTATTTACATACATTAGAATTAAATGAAGTTGATAGAACACTTTTACGTGAATTTACAACTCCCCCCCCGCAAGAGAAGTCAGCTTAATTTATCATAAATCACAACTAAAAATGCAATTAATTGAAGCTTTAAATAAAACGATTGATGGCGTTATTAGAGGTGCAATTTCTTTTTCTGATGTAAAAATTATTAGTCCTTTAAAAAAGAAATAAAATTAGTTAAAGAATTTAAAGAGTAATATTTAGAGAACAATTAAAAACCTAATCTAAAGCAATATGCATTTTAAATTAGGTTTTTGAATTTATCAGTAATTCGTAAAAAATGTTACTATTTTTTATGAGTACATTTTTTCACGTAATTCTTTAATTTTTGGATCTGACAAATATTCATCAAAAGAAGTGTGTCTGTCGATAACACCTTTTGGCGTTAATTCTATAACTCTATTCGCTACAGTTTGCGCAAACTCATGATCATGCGTTGTAAACAAAACTGTTCCCTTAAAATTGATTAACGAATTGTTTAAGGCTTGAATCGATTCTAAATCTAAGTGATTTGTTGGTTCATCTAGCACTAAAATATTGGCTCTTTTCATCATCATCCTAGATAACATACAACGCACTTTTTCTCCTCCAGAAAGCACATTACTTTTCTTTAAAGCCTCTTCACCAGAAAAAATCATTTTCCCTAAAAATCCTCTTAAGAAAACTTCTTCACGCTCTTCTTCAGTTTGTGCGTATTGCCTCAACCAATCAACTAAATTCAATTCTCCATCTTGGAAAAAAGAAGAATTATCTAGAGGTAAATAAGACTGTGTTGTAGTAATACCCCATGAAAACTTACCAGTATCTTGCTTTTCATTAGCAGTGATAATCTGATAAAACGCAGTAACTGCCCTTGAA
Proteins encoded:
- a CDS encoding acyloxyacyl hydrolase, encoding MKNKFLSFFSLFIVMTSFSQERNKSILKPYKLGFLYNFSSNENFIFDDVDYTYITNTYKAQVFYKLGKWKNINLELIVQPQVQFLKHQLINEQFITPDQENYLEKRTEFTKVKMMNLYGLEFGFGAKKEITEKLNLQGTISLGLSFIDTRTERLTKGFTFIENFSLGFSYKIVKNSYLYIGTNFGHVSNLNFQKPNDGYNVLGIEIGYSYVLE